The Benincasa hispida cultivar B227 chromosome 11, ASM972705v1, whole genome shotgun sequence genome has a segment encoding these proteins:
- the LOC120089998 gene encoding cytochrome P450 CYP82D47-like: MELLLALVSSINGGGGIMMPVILLILFFYALLWFISRRLLLSSEHRKKPQPPEASGALLVIGHLHLLGGSEPAHKILGAMADAHGPIFTLKLGVHKAVVVSSWEIAKECLTTNDRIFASRPKLTAAKLLGYNNSMFGFSEYGPFWRHMRKITMLGLLTNNHKKQLELIVESEIRSSIGKLYDLWVNHKKSKGEALLLVEMKSWFEDITLNTMFRMVVGKRFSTDLEGSGNQDYRKVFREFVNLFGDFVPSDSFPFLSCFDLGGYEKSMKKTAKVLDEVLDKWIKEKKNSGDHEQDFMDFLLSAVKDDEELSGYDGDSIVKANCLSLILAGSDTTATTMIWALSLLLNNEETLKKAQLELEEQVGRRRQVKVADINDLIYLEAIVKETLRLYPAAPLSVPHESTEDCNILGYYIPARTRLIVNLQKLQRDPLVWEDPNKFQPERFLTDQKDLDVKGQNPQLIPFGSGRRTCPGISFALQIMPLVLANFIHGFEIVRPSKELLDMEESVGLISVRKDPLEVVLTPRLSAQDYK, from the exons ATGGAACTATTGTTAGCTTTAGTGTCCTCTATCAATGGTGGTGGCGGAATAATGATGCCTGTAATTCTCCTGATACTGTTTTTCTATGCTCTCTTGTGGTTTATATCTCGAAGATTATTATTGAGTTCTGAACATCGGAAGAAACCGCAGCCCCCTGAAGCCAGCGGCGCCTTGCTGGTGATTGGCCATCTTCATCTACTAGGTGGGTCAGAACCTGCACACAAAATCTTAGGGGCTATGGCGGATGCTCATGGACCCATTTTCACGTTGAAATTGGGAGTGCATAAAGCGGTGGTTGTGAGCAGCTGGGAAATAGCGAAAGAGTGCTTGACTACAAATGACAGAATATTTGCATCCCGCCCTAAGCTCACTGCCGCAAAGCTTCTAGGCTACAATAATTCCATGTTTGGGTTCAGCGAATATGGTCCATTCTGGCGCCACATGCGCAAAATAACCATGCTTGGGCTCCTCACGAACAACCACAAGAAGCAGCTCGAACTCATCGTAGAATCGGAGATTCGGAGTTCGATTGGAAAATTATATGATTTATGGGTCAATCACAAAA AAAGTAAGGGGGAAGCGTTATTACTGGTGGAAATGAAGTCGTGGTTTGAAGACATAACTCTTAACACCATGTTTAGGATGGTGGTTGGAAAGCGATTCTCCACTGATTTGGAAGGCAGTGGAAATCAAGATTACCGAAAGGTGTTCAGGGAATTTGTTAACTTGTTTGGGGATTTTGTTCCATCGGATTCGTTTCCATTTTTGAGTTGTTTTGATTTGGGAGGGTATGAAAAGTCCATGAAGAAAACGGCTAAGGTGCTGGATGAAGTGCTTGATAAATGgatcaaagagaagaagaattcAGGTGATCATGAACAGGATTTCATGGACTTTTTGCTTTCCGCTGTTAAAGACGATGAAGAACTTTCCGGCTATGATGGAGACTCGATCGTAAAAGCTAATTGTTTG AGCCTGATATTGGCTGGATCCGACACTACAGCAACAACAATGATATGGGCTCTTTCTTTACTTCTTAATAATGAAGAAACACTGAAGAAGGCCCAACTTGAATTAGAAGAACAAGTTGGGAGACGAAGACAAGTAAAAGTAGCAGATATAAATGATCTAATATATCTTGAAGCCATTGTGAAGGAAACATTACGTTTATATCCTGCAGCACCACTATCGGTCCCTCATGAATCTACAGAAGATTGCAACATTCTCGGCTATTATATCCCTGCAAGGACACGCCTAATAGTAAATCTTCAAAAGCTACAAAGAGACCCATTAGTTTGGGAGGATCCAAATAAATTTCAACCCGAAAGATTTCTAACAGATCAAAAAGACTTGGATGTCAAAGGACAAAATCCCCAATTGATTCCATTTGGAAGTGGTAGAAGGACATGTCCGGGAATATCATTTGCCCTCCAAATTATGCCTCTAGTACTTGCAAATTTTATTCATGGGTTCGAAATTGTAAGGCCATCAAAGGAACTACTCGATATGGAGGAGAGTGTTGGATTGATTAGTGTTAGAAAAGATCCACTTGAAGTTGTTTTAACTCCACGCCTATCAGCACAAGATTATAAATGA